The Drosophila biarmipes strain raj3 chromosome 4, RU_DBia_V1.1, whole genome shotgun sequence genome includes a window with the following:
- the LOC108035998 gene encoding slo-interacting protein 1 isoform X3, with translation MNNCIVEVEYEYVVLKINGYDISHLPWYEAVQKFLQAKETIVVELCRQKHNELDCTNAKLSDVDKTVPNALQSTTCESDLSAQTENTANAVPTATANDSQLVDATSIIPAPLDVTAKKSPVILTLRALSHEERLGNATALAASKETQTQPANDTDVLRDHDFVQTITNHFIEQEHHLFEQCLEPEIDIEEVTLIKAVENSTNTQIGLIICSSGFQSTCIDTNKGDILCNDSEHCEDVFISGIQPESIAHRDGRLRQGDQILRINGVDVKNQEEVENQIAESSTAVTLLVSRILYPEDEDDEDIHFEYANSFIPDDYTNVVDKLDKTNL, from the exons ATGAATAATTGCATTGTCGAGGTGGAGTACGAATATGTTGTGTTAAAA attaaCGGTTATGATATTAGCCATTTGCCGTGGTATGAAGCGGTTCAAAAGTTCCTTCAAGCCAAAGAAACGATAGTAGTTGAATTGTGCAGACAGAAGCACAATGAGTTAGATTGCACCAACGCTAAACTATCAGATGTGGATAAAACCGTTCCGAATGCTCTGCAATCAACCACATGCGAATCAGATTTATCTGCCCAAACTGAAAATACAGCCAATGCGGTGCCTACAGCAACTGCAAATGACTCTCAGCTAGTGGACGCTACGTCAATAATACCAGCACCTTTGGATGTAACAGCAAAAAAAAGTCCTGTTATTTTGACTCTGCGTGCTTTAAGCCATGAAGAACGTTTGGGCAATGCTACAGCATTGGCCGCTTCGAAGGAAACGCAAACGCAACCTGCCAACGACACAGATGTTTTGAGGGATCATGATTTTGTTCAGACTATAACCAACCACTTCATTGAGCAGGAACACCACTTGTTTGAACAATGCCTTGAACCGGAAATCGATATTGAG gaAGTAACCCTCATTAAAGCGGTTGAAAATTCAACGAACACTCAAATCGGGCTGATTATTTGCTCATCTGGATTTCAGTCGACATGCATTGATACGAATAAAGGTGATATACTGTGCAATGATTCAGAACACTGCGAGGATGTGTTTATTAGTGGCATACAACCGGAAAGTATAGCTCATAGAGATGGGCGCCTTCGACAGGGTGATCAAATTCTTCGTATTAACGGCGTGGATGTTAAAAACCAGGAAGAGGTAGAAAATCAGATAGCCGAGAGTAGCACCGCTGTAACGCTCCTAGTTAGTCGAATTCTATACCCT GAAGACGAGGATGACGAAGACATTCATTTTGAATATGCCAATTCATTTATACCAGATGACTACACAAATGTAGTGGATAAATTGGATAAG ACAAATTTGTAG
- the LOC108035998 gene encoding slo-interacting protein 1 isoform X2 — MNNCIVEVEYEYVVLKINGYDISHLPWYEAVQKFLQAKETIVVELCRQKHNELDCTNAKLSDVDKTVPNALQSTTCESDLSAQTENTANAVPTATANDSQLVDATSIIPAPLDVTAKKSPVILTLRALSHEERLGNATALAASKETQTQPANDTDVLRDHDFVQTITNHFIEQEHHLFEQCLEPEIDIEEVTLIKAVENSTNTQIGLIICSSGFQSTCIDTNKGDILCNDSEHCEDVFISGIQPESIAHRDGRLRQGDQILRINGVDVKNQEEVENQIAESSTAVTLLVSRILYPEDEDDEDIHFEYANSFIPDDYTNVVDKLDKVLLSHVQSFEELSNETGEHSSDLKVQTSSLPDKFVDQSSKLCGKTKIRPDAIQTDNQKTLKQSLSKNQVHLQHEYDESEHIYETIPEDSESEPLYCSPYQSSNGKSSMGCCSSAISTTPAEVLETTMQQQTQRVAQWLGLKPQYPRTIHTLVGRPAPLKLTQQPNCSRVFTLRSTLTNTSRSSSSGVAYSGYGPNNILGANLAFGEEVDNSSSAYNTGGSNNSASPHQNTTNADDDITANHNLESRVIDGRREALDTTAVSSMLLLPFGKSGRIGLCSSNMSTSYVNGCKPVS; from the exons ATGAATAATTGCATTGTCGAGGTGGAGTACGAATATGTTGTGTTAAAA attaaCGGTTATGATATTAGCCATTTGCCGTGGTATGAAGCGGTTCAAAAGTTCCTTCAAGCCAAAGAAACGATAGTAGTTGAATTGTGCAGACAGAAGCACAATGAGTTAGATTGCACCAACGCTAAACTATCAGATGTGGATAAAACCGTTCCGAATGCTCTGCAATCAACCACATGCGAATCAGATTTATCTGCCCAAACTGAAAATACAGCCAATGCGGTGCCTACAGCAACTGCAAATGACTCTCAGCTAGTGGACGCTACGTCAATAATACCAGCACCTTTGGATGTAACAGCAAAAAAAAGTCCTGTTATTTTGACTCTGCGTGCTTTAAGCCATGAAGAACGTTTGGGCAATGCTACAGCATTGGCCGCTTCGAAGGAAACGCAAACGCAACCTGCCAACGACACAGATGTTTTGAGGGATCATGATTTTGTTCAGACTATAACCAACCACTTCATTGAGCAGGAACACCACTTGTTTGAACAATGCCTTGAACCGGAAATCGATATTGAG gaAGTAACCCTCATTAAAGCGGTTGAAAATTCAACGAACACTCAAATCGGGCTGATTATTTGCTCATCTGGATTTCAGTCGACATGCATTGATACGAATAAAGGTGATATACTGTGCAATGATTCAGAACACTGCGAGGATGTGTTTATTAGTGGCATACAACCGGAAAGTATAGCTCATAGAGATGGGCGCCTTCGACAGGGTGATCAAATTCTTCGTATTAACGGCGTGGATGTTAAAAACCAGGAAGAGGTAGAAAATCAGATAGCCGAGAGTAGCACCGCTGTAACGCTCCTAGTTAGTCGAATTCTATACCCT GAAGACGAGGATGACGAAGACATTCATTTTGAATATGCCAATTCATTTATACCAGATGACTACACAAATGTAGTGGATAAATTGGATAAGGTATTATTAAGCCACGTACAGTCTTTTGAAGAACTATCAAATGAAACCGGCGAGCATTCATCCGACTTAAAAGTTCAAACTTCTTCTCTGCCAGACAAATTTGTAGACCAATCCAGCAAGTTGTGTGGTAAAACAAAGATTCGTCCGGATGCAATCCAAACGGATAACCAAAAAACTTTAAAGCAATCTTTAAGCAAAAATCAAGTTCATCTCCAACATGAGTACGACGAAAGCGAGCACATTTACGAGACTATTCCAGAAGATTCTGAGTCTGAACCACTTTACTGTTCCCCGTATCAAAGTTCAAACGGCAAGTCGTCAATGGGCTGTTGTTCATCCGCAATATCAACGACTCCGGCTGAAGTATTAGAAACGACAATGCAGCAACAAACTCAACGAGTTGCACAGTGGTTAGGTTTAAAGCCACAATATCCGAGAACTATTCACACTCTTGTTGGCCGTCCTGCGCCACTAAAATTAACCCAACAACCAAATTGCAGTCGTGTTTTTACATTACGCAGCACATTGACAAACACAAGCCGATCCAGCAGTAGTGGAGTTGCTTACAGTGGTTATGGACCAAATAATATTCTTGGTGCAAACTTAGCTTTTGGCGAAGAGGTTGATAACTCCTCAAGTGCCTATAATACTGGTGGCTCAAACAATAGCGCCTCGCCGCATCAAAATACTACAAATGCTGATGATGATATCACTGCCAACCACAATCTAGAGAGCAGAGTGATCGATGGCCGCAGGGAAGCTTTAGATACAACTGCTGTAAGCAGTATGTTGCTTTTACCTTTTGGTAAATCCGGTCGAATCGGTCTCTGTTCTTCGAACATGTCCACATCGTATGTCAACG